Proteins from a genomic interval of Candidatus Wallbacteria bacterium:
- a CDS encoding clostripain-related cysteine peptidase: MNYQIILKAFLLLLLLVSNLAFSNAIEPSRPKEWSIFIYMAVEQDLQKGALDDLSELKSLGSNQSVNFVVQVGNCRNTALSDRTGENSESDIFNGSRRYYIEKDKMILLQNLGNSSNPAAPEVLSNFLAWGLKNYPARRNMLIIWSHGDGILGVNFKPLKSSARQITETVETLTVPELRKVLEKTGGFDVVGFDACLMSNIETAYELSHVTRYMFASEENIPGPGLPYSKIFDILESKPAIRTEDLLARLTEQFVNFYQSDSQFQVLANDVTMAAVDCAKIEPLIRDLDAFSLTLLKSEPDFKRFISAQDEVQKFNLMDFVDLSDLLARCPDRSGKMREELLNCVISENHSGDRVKNAHGLSIYVSLMVPDLAYEQTMFGRDTHWLAVLLEKSNFDSYYRNLLSQLKKTAQEYLPLSSHTREAREILDKFNKNEEEVFSMITSWIVRMQSYAKLNIYLLFLDSLNQQERNLFQPLSRRLCRTLNNLDSDNASNSDFNKLLLRTRMSELEKFL, from the coding sequence ATGAACTACCAAATTATCCTGAAAGCCTTTTTACTATTGTTACTGCTTGTTTCCAACCTGGCTTTTTCCAATGCAATTGAACCTTCAAGACCCAAAGAATGGTCTATCTTCATCTATATGGCAGTGGAACAGGATCTGCAGAAAGGCGCTTTAGACGATCTGTCTGAGCTGAAATCGCTTGGTTCCAACCAGTCTGTGAATTTTGTGGTGCAAGTAGGGAATTGCAGGAATACAGCTCTCTCTGATCGTACTGGAGAAAATTCAGAATCAGACATTTTCAATGGCAGCCGGCGCTATTATATTGAAAAAGACAAAATGATTCTGCTTCAGAACCTTGGCAACTCCTCCAACCCTGCAGCTCCTGAAGTGCTCTCGAATTTTCTGGCCTGGGGATTGAAGAATTATCCAGCCCGCAGGAACATGCTGATCATCTGGAGCCATGGTGACGGTATTTTAGGCGTGAATTTCAAACCACTCAAAAGCTCGGCCAGGCAGATTACAGAAACTGTTGAAACCCTGACCGTACCGGAACTGAGGAAAGTCCTGGAAAAAACCGGTGGATTCGATGTTGTTGGCTTCGACGCCTGCCTGATGAGCAACATTGAAACAGCTTATGAATTGAGCCATGTGACCAGATACATGTTCGCATCAGAAGAAAACATCCCTGGCCCTGGCTTGCCGTATTCCAAGATTTTCGACATTCTGGAAAGCAAACCTGCCATCAGGACAGAAGATCTGCTGGCCAGACTCACCGAGCAATTCGTGAATTTTTATCAAAGCGACTCTCAGTTTCAGGTGCTGGCAAACGATGTTACCATGGCGGCTGTGGATTGTGCTAAAATCGAGCCTTTGATCCGCGATTTAGACGCTTTTTCATTGACTCTTTTAAAATCCGAACCTGATTTCAAAAGATTCATTTCAGCCCAGGATGAAGTGCAGAAATTCAACCTGATGGATTTCGTAGATCTCTCTGATCTGCTTGCCAGATGTCCGGATAGATCCGGAAAAATGAGGGAAGAGCTCCTGAACTGCGTGATCAGCGAAAATCATTCCGGCGACAGGGTCAAGAATGCCCATGGCCTCTCGATCTATGTCTCATTGATGGTTCCGGATCTGGCATATGAGCAGACCATGTTCGGCCGGGATACACACTGGCTGGCAGTTCTTCTGGAAAAAAGCAATTTCGACAGCTATTACCGGAATCTTTTATCGCAGTTGAAGAAAACCGCCCAGGAATATCTCCCGCTGTCTTCCCATACCAGGGAAGCCCGCGAAATCCTGGACAAATTCAATAAAAATGAAGAAGAGGTATTCAGCATGATCACCTCCTGGATTGTCAGGATGCAGTCATATGCCAAGCTGAACATTTACCTGCTTTTCCTGGACAGCTTGAATCAGCAGGAGCGGAATCTTTTTCAACCCCTCTCCCGGCGACTTTGCAGAACTCTCAACAACCTTGATTCCGACAATGCCTCCAACAGTGATTTCAATAAGCTTCTGCTGAGAACCAGAATGTCGGAGCTTGAAAAATTTTTATAG
- a CDS encoding (Fe-S)-binding protein yields MKINPSNCLKCNLCAENCPVYKLFPIERHSPRGMLKLIENGFNPQLCTLCGKCEKTCPPGIQIRKKLLEKLPVFSKKSRFFSSALSKPFDPHECGSETLLFLGCRISDLPEKRKKKLFNALADLHYQIDELNCCGWPHFLTGQDPVEKIEELRNYFSAFKMIVFACPHCYGFWKMLRHELDFEVRYYLEVMNFQTKENVFFSCLAQGLGFSNKFTGAAGVQCCGSGGGILELSSSSELKSIRKSFRRAIGSTRERYFDCGYCLEAAGSGKFIWE; encoded by the coding sequence ATGAAAATAAATCCTTCTAACTGCCTGAAATGTAATCTTTGTGCTGAAAACTGCCCGGTTTACAAGCTTTTTCCTATAGAGCGCCATTCTCCCCGGGGGATGCTGAAGCTGATAGAAAACGGTTTCAATCCCCAGCTCTGCACATTATGTGGGAAATGCGAAAAAACCTGCCCGCCCGGGATTCAGATCAGGAAAAAACTTCTGGAAAAACTGCCTGTATTTTCGAAGAAGTCAAGGTTTTTCAGCTCTGCGTTATCTAAGCCTTTTGATCCGCATGAATGCGGATCCGAGACGCTTTTATTTCTCGGCTGCAGGATCTCGGATCTGCCTGAGAAACGGAAAAAAAAGCTGTTCAACGCTTTGGCAGACTTACATTATCAGATCGATGAACTGAACTGTTGCGGCTGGCCGCACTTCCTGACCGGGCAGGACCCGGTGGAGAAAATTGAAGAGCTGCGAAACTATTTCTCGGCATTCAAGATGATTGTATTCGCCTGTCCTCATTGCTATGGATTCTGGAAAATGCTGCGACATGAACTGGACTTTGAAGTCAGGTACTATCTCGAAGTCATGAATTTTCAGACAAAAGAAAATGTGTTCTTCTCCTGCCTGGCACAGGGGCTGGGATTTTCGAATAAATTTACCGGAGCTGCCGGAGTGCAATGCTGCGGTTCTGGTGGAGGAATTCTGGAACTTTCCAGTTCGTCAGAATTGAAGAGTATCAGAAAAAGCTTCAGGCGTGCCATAGGATCGACCAGGGAGCGCTATTTTGATTGCGGGTATTGCCTGGAAGCTGCCGGGAGCGGAAAATTTATCTGGGAATGA
- a CDS encoding FAD-binding oxidoreductase — MKLFEDFSRLKIDFSSLDSDRLLYSYDASPHESKPLAVCWPESSSDLSKIVKYCSKQSLPVYPRGAGTAMTGSPLAVKPGIVVSFEKMRKILEFSPENMMVTVQPGVITGELKKFCLESGFYYPPDPASASVCTIGGNLSTNAGGIRSLKYGTTRSYLLGLKYINHQGREIILGTKNLRYALGYPLHQLFCGAEGTLGLISEITLRVIPAPLAFRTAYLGFRDLKLLTEFGFKFLPGRGITPAILEFMDQTCQKAVELREKANWKRDNPYAVLIQLDGRSVEKIDGAWNMVRKFAGKNRLDFTESTDNGNEFLRWRKGLMSAFANLRPGVLGGDLVVPRARLQDFVSKVEKLHSRFKVQFVLFGHIGDGNLHPNVLFSPDDKSEVTETKLLFAKLHAIALDLGGAVSGEHGIGIERRGFLKKNLGKDAVNLMKEVKAIFDPQGIFNPGKIISE; from the coding sequence ATGAAGCTCTTTGAAGATTTTTCACGATTGAAGATCGATTTTTCGAGCTTGGATTCAGACAGGCTTCTTTACAGCTACGACGCTTCCCCACATGAATCTAAACCGCTGGCAGTCTGCTGGCCGGAATCGTCTTCCGATCTTTCAAAGATCGTTAAATACTGCTCAAAACAGAGCCTGCCGGTTTATCCGAGGGGAGCAGGGACTGCCATGACCGGCTCGCCGCTCGCCGTTAAACCTGGGATCGTTGTATCATTCGAAAAGATGCGGAAAATTCTGGAATTTTCCCCTGAAAACATGATGGTCACAGTTCAACCCGGCGTGATTACAGGTGAACTCAAGAAATTCTGCCTTGAATCTGGATTTTATTACCCGCCTGATCCGGCTTCAGCCTCAGTCTGCACCATCGGGGGCAATCTTTCCACCAATGCAGGCGGTATCAGATCCCTGAAATACGGTACAACCAGGAGTTATCTGCTCGGCCTGAAATACATCAATCATCAAGGCAGGGAAATTATACTTGGCACGAAAAACCTGCGCTACGCGCTCGGATATCCGCTGCATCAGCTGTTCTGCGGAGCCGAGGGGACGCTCGGGCTGATTTCAGAAATCACTCTCAGGGTGATTCCAGCGCCTTTGGCATTCAGGACCGCTTATCTTGGATTCAGGGATTTGAAGCTGCTTACTGAATTCGGCTTCAAGTTCTTACCAGGCCGGGGAATCACTCCTGCCATCCTGGAATTTATGGACCAGACATGCCAGAAAGCTGTTGAGTTGCGGGAAAAAGCGAACTGGAAGAGAGACAATCCATATGCTGTGCTGATTCAACTGGACGGCAGAAGCGTGGAAAAAATCGACGGAGCCTGGAATATGGTGAGAAAATTTGCAGGAAAAAATCGCCTGGATTTTACGGAAAGCACAGACAATGGAAACGAGTTCCTGCGCTGGCGCAAGGGGCTGATGTCTGCCTTCGCCAATCTCAGACCAGGCGTACTTGGCGGAGACCTGGTCGTACCCAGAGCCCGTCTTCAGGATTTTGTCTCGAAAGTGGAAAAGCTGCATTCCAGATTCAAGGTGCAGTTCGTTCTTTTCGGGCACATCGGGGACGGCAACCTTCATCCCAATGTTCTGTTCTCTCCTGACGATAAGTCGGAAGTCACAGAAACAAAGCTCCTTTTTGCAAAACTGCATGCAATCGCTCTGGATCTTGGCGGAGCTGTTTCGGGCGAACATGGAATCGGCATCGAACGGCGGGGTTTTCTGAAGAAAAACCTGGGGAAAGATGCTGTCAACTTGATGAAGGAAGTGAAAGCAATATTTGACCCGCAGGGGATATTCAATCCGGGGAAGATTATAAGTGAATAG
- a CDS encoding sodium ion-translocating decarboxylase subunit beta produces the protein MLGVGILLIYLAVARDFEPLLLMPIGFGALIANIPNNNLMYDGYFYRSDLKNSAAFVSRLNSQNDPFSIYLKEHLSADMQKKLTDYTVGKLDSKFESDLLTELNNLMNGQSFFNEDVFKNYRISSETLKLARTNLTEEKRFRLNRLLIEEVYSDEIYPGPGETYGLFYYIYHGVKLEIFPPLIFLGIGAMTDFGPLIANPKTFLLGAAAQLGIFITLIGAMFLGFTPQEAASIGIIGGADGPTAIYTTAKLAPHLLGPIAVAAYSYMALVPLIQPPIMRLLTTRRERMIVMTPLREVSRRERILFPIVVCITCLYIVPAVSALVAMLMLGNLMREVGCVERLADTARNQLMNVVTIFLGTAVGTTMRAETFLNLATIKILILGAIAFSFATAGGVLLGKFMNLVSKDRINPLIGAAGVSAVPMAARVAQKVGQSENPQNFLLMHAMGPNVAGVIGTAVAAGVLLALLG, from the coding sequence ATGCTTGGAGTAGGGATTCTGCTGATCTATCTCGCTGTAGCCCGCGATTTTGAGCCTCTGCTTCTGATGCCGATCGGATTCGGCGCCCTGATTGCCAATATACCGAATAACAATCTCATGTATGACGGATATTTCTATCGATCGGACCTGAAAAATTCCGCAGCCTTTGTAAGCAGACTGAACAGTCAGAACGATCCGTTTTCCATTTATCTGAAGGAACATCTTTCTGCAGACATGCAGAAAAAACTTACTGATTATACGGTTGGAAAACTGGATTCAAAGTTCGAGTCTGATCTGCTGACTGAGCTCAATAATCTCATGAACGGCCAGTCCTTTTTTAATGAGGATGTATTTAAGAATTACAGAATTTCTTCTGAAACCCTGAAGCTGGCGCGTACGAATCTGACTGAAGAAAAACGCTTCCGTCTGAACAGGCTCCTGATTGAAGAAGTCTATTCTGATGAAATCTATCCCGGCCCTGGCGAGACTTATGGTCTTTTCTATTACATTTACCACGGTGTAAAACTGGAGATTTTCCCGCCTCTGATATTTCTCGGGATCGGCGCAATGACTGATTTCGGCCCGTTGATTGCAAATCCCAAGACATTCCTGCTGGGTGCCGCAGCTCAGCTCGGCATTTTCATCACACTGATCGGCGCGATGTTCCTGGGATTCACGCCACAGGAAGCAGCTTCCATCGGCATCATCGGAGGAGCCGACGGACCGACCGCAATTTATACTACAGCCAAGCTCGCTCCTCACCTGCTCGGCCCGATCGCAGTGGCAGCATATTCATATATGGCGCTGGTACCGTTGATCCAGCCGCCGATCATGAGGCTTCTGACCACCAGGCGCGAGCGGATGATAGTGATGACTCCGCTGCGAGAAGTGTCGCGGCGTGAGCGGATCCTGTTCCCGATAGTGGTCTGCATTACCTGTCTTTATATTGTTCCTGCAGTTTCCGCTCTGGTAGCCATGCTGATGTTAGGAAACCTGATGCGCGAAGTCGGTTGCGTGGAGCGACTGGCTGACACGGCCAGAAATCAGCTGATGAATGTCGTGACGATTTTTCTGGGTACTGCAGTCGGTACCACGATGCGGGCTGAAACTTTCCTCAACCTCGCCACCATCAAAATCCTCATACTGGGTGCAATAGCCTTCAGTTTCGCGACAGCCGGAGGGGTGCTGCTCGGGAAATTCATGAATCTGGTCAGTAAGGACAGGATCAATCCCCTGATCGGCGCAGCAGGGGTCTCCGCAGTTCCCATGGCTGCGCGGGTAGCCCAGAAAGTGGGACAGAGTGAAAATCCCCAGAATTTCCTCCTGATGCACGCGATGGGTCCGAATGTGGCCGGCGTGATCGGCACAGCTGTGGCAGCCGGTGTGTTGCTGGCATTACTGGGATGA
- a CDS encoding acetyl-CoA carboxylase biotin carboxyl carrier protein subunit has protein sequence MKRLRITVEGKTYEVEVEILEDKGKNAVVKRVVEESSQNLARSFEKSQKIVADALETSIKSPLAGTIIEVKVTEGQSITENQLAVVIEAMKMNTNLYSHKAGRVKKVLCEKGQKVEFGQSLVELE, from the coding sequence ATGAAGAGACTAAGGATCACTGTTGAAGGCAAGACATATGAAGTGGAAGTGGAAATCCTGGAGGATAAGGGGAAAAATGCCGTTGTGAAGAGAGTGGTTGAGGAATCCTCGCAGAATCTGGCCAGATCATTTGAAAAATCGCAGAAAATAGTGGCTGACGCATTGGAAACTTCCATCAAGAGCCCGCTCGCAGGCACTATCATCGAGGTCAAAGTCACGGAAGGGCAGAGCATCACTGAAAACCAGCTGGCTGTTGTGATCGAGGCCATGAAAATGAATACGAATCTCTATTCGCACAAAGCCGGGCGCGTGAAGAAGGTGCTCTGTGAAAAAGGCCAGAAAGTGGAATTCGGCCAGTCTCTCGTGGAACTGGAATAA
- a CDS encoding OadG family protein → MMTNLLFGLELTLLGMGVVFVALCLLAFVIHLFSYLQKPGQLFPGSGPSTEEERRLIAVIAAAATAVLDESFELKKIVLVKERRQFNTLWSFEGKVELMNQNISKGRDK, encoded by the coding sequence ATGATGACCAATCTGCTTTTCGGGCTGGAACTGACACTGCTGGGAATGGGTGTGGTTTTCGTGGCACTCTGTCTGCTCGCTTTCGTGATCCACCTTTTTTCCTATCTCCAGAAACCCGGACAGCTTTTTCCAGGCTCAGGACCATCGACAGAAGAAGAGAGGCGGTTGATCGCAGTGATCGCTGCAGCGGCTACTGCAGTTCTGGACGAGAGCTTTGAACTGAAAAAAATAGTGCTGGTCAAGGAGAGGAGACAGTTCAACACGTTGTGGTCATTCGAGGGAAAAGTGGAACTCATGAATCAGAATATTTCGAAAGGACGCGATAAATGA
- a CDS encoding acyl-CoA carboxylase subunit beta: MDKITELREKKAAIQKQEAANAGKQHEKGKLTARERLELLFDKQTFIENYQFAHHRCTQFDLGNKEIPADGVITGSGSVGGKLVFAFSQDFTSSGGSVGEMHADKICKAMEASLKYGAPFIGINDSGGARIQEGVMSLSGYGRIFYLNTQLSGVVPQISIIAGPCAGGAVYSPALSDFIIMVKNSAKMFITGPNVIKAVTGQDVSPEDLGGYAAHMAHSGVAHFAAEDDQDAMETAKRLLTYFPSNNLEEPPLLKEDFELDELPALDGIVPENPKESYDMLQLISRLTDQDSFLEVQSGFAKNMLIGFARIAGRSVGIVANQPLFLAGVLDINASDKAARFINFCNAFNIPLINLVDVPGFLPGIEQEYGGIIRHGAKMLYSYSHATVPKITLIIRKAYGGAYLAMCSRDLGADAVFAWPTAEIAVMGAEGAANIVFSREIREAKKPEECRNQKIEEYRKAFANPYIAAGYNFVDDVIFPRDTRKLLALTLENISSKRVSHPYKKNGVMPV; encoded by the coding sequence TTGGATAAAATCACTGAACTGAGAGAGAAAAAAGCGGCCATCCAGAAGCAGGAAGCTGCCAATGCGGGCAAGCAGCACGAAAAGGGCAAGCTCACTGCCAGGGAGCGGCTGGAGCTTCTCTTCGACAAGCAGACCTTTATCGAAAACTACCAGTTCGCTCATCACCGCTGCACTCAGTTCGACCTCGGCAACAAGGAGATCCCTGCAGACGGAGTGATTACAGGATCAGGGTCTGTTGGAGGCAAGCTGGTCTTCGCCTTTTCCCAGGATTTCACCTCATCCGGCGGCTCTGTGGGAGAAATGCATGCAGACAAGATCTGCAAGGCCATGGAAGCGTCCCTCAAGTATGGAGCCCCTTTCATCGGCATCAATGATTCGGGTGGCGCCAGGATTCAGGAAGGGGTGATGTCCTTATCAGGATACGGCAGGATTTTCTACCTGAACACACAGCTCTCGGGCGTAGTGCCACAGATTTCCATTATCGCAGGACCCTGCGCAGGCGGAGCAGTCTATTCGCCGGCTCTTTCTGATTTCATCATCATGGTTAAGAACAGTGCCAAGATGTTCATTACAGGCCCGAATGTAATCAAAGCTGTCACAGGGCAGGATGTCAGCCCTGAAGACCTCGGCGGATATGCAGCCCACATGGCTCATTCAGGAGTCGCTCACTTCGCGGCGGAAGACGACCAGGATGCGATGGAAACAGCTAAACGTCTGCTTACCTATTTTCCTTCCAATAATCTTGAGGAACCGCCGCTTTTGAAAGAGGATTTCGAGCTGGACGAACTGCCTGCTCTGGACGGGATAGTACCTGAAAACCCAAAAGAATCTTATGACATGTTGCAGCTGATCAGCCGCCTGACCGATCAGGACAGCTTCCTGGAAGTGCAGAGCGGTTTCGCCAAGAACATGCTGATCGGATTCGCGAGAATCGCGGGACGGTCGGTAGGCATTGTCGCCAATCAGCCCCTGTTCCTGGCTGGAGTGCTCGATATCAACGCGTCAGACAAAGCCGCCCGCTTCATCAATTTCTGCAATGCCTTCAACATTCCCTTGATAAATCTGGTGGATGTTCCGGGATTCCTGCCAGGGATCGAGCAGGAATATGGAGGCATCATCCGGCACGGCGCAAAAATGCTATACTCCTATTCCCATGCCACTGTGCCCAAGATCACACTGATTATCCGCAAGGCATATGGTGGAGCCTATCTCGCCATGTGCAGCCGCGACCTTGGAGCAGACGCAGTCTTCGCCTGGCCTACTGCCGAGATCGCAGTGATGGGTGCGGAAGGAGCCGCCAATATCGTGTTTTCCCGCGAGATCAGGGAAGCGAAAAAACCTGAGGAATGCCGCAACCAGAAGATCGAGGAATACCGCAAGGCTTTCGCCAATCCCTATATCGCGGCAGGCTACAATTTTGTGGATGACGTGATCTTTCCCCGCGATACCAGAAAGTTACTGGCTTTGACACTTGAAAACATTTCCAGTAAGCGCGTTTCACATCCCTACAAGAAAAACGGGGTGATGCCCGTATGA